GTCTTTGCTGAGAAAGAAGTATTGTAGGTTGCCCGAAATGGAGGCGTTCGCAGTCAGCCAGGGTATGGACGCCCAGGGAACGGAAAGGGACGGAAAGAAAGTAATCGTCTTGTTCTTCAACTGCGTTCCGGTGTCGAACTGCGACTGCCAGCCGTACTCCCAATTGTTATAACCGGCGGACATGGAAAAGCCCAGCGGGCCGAGAATCTTGGTTCGGGACAAGCTCAGGCTGATCTGCGGCAGAGATCGGGAGACGATGGCGTTGTTGACACCCTGGAAGTTGGTCTCGAACTGGGAGGCGCGGGCGCTGAGGCTCAAGCCGCCCCAAGTGCGGGACAGATAGACTTGAGAGCTGCGGTTGAAGATCACGGCCCGCTTGAAGTCGTTGTCGAACTCGCGCAGAAAGTCGAACGAGGTCTGGTAGTTGACGGCGGCGGTCAGGATGAACCCGCCGGGAAGGGTCTGGTTATGGTTCCAGCGCACGAGGTAGGCGTCGTCCCGCTTGGTCCCGTCCTCTTCGGTCCTGAAGGCGAAGTAGTACACCCTGGCTTCGCCGCCGAAGAGCCCCGCGGCTCCAGCCTTGTCGGGCGACCCGAAGATGTATCTGTATTCCAGGCCGCCGCCCATGCCCTTGGCCCCGTAGTAGTCCAGAGAGAACGTGGCGTCCTGGTTGCGGGCGATGGCCCAATAAAAGCTCTGGGAAAGGGAGAAGCCTTTGACCCCGGAAAAGCCGATCTGGGGGAAAAGGAAGCCTGTCGCCCGCTCCTGGGCCAGCGGGTATTTCATGTAGGGCAGGTAGAAGACAGGAACCTTCTTGACCGAGAAGGTCACGCCCCACATCTCGAGGTAATCGTCCTTCCTCATGGTGGCCTTGGCGCAGGAGACGCTCCAGCGCGGAACGGCTTGGGAACAAGTCGTAAACCGGCTGCGCCCCATCTTGTAGATCACTTCGCTCTCGCGCTCCATGCGCTCGGAGGAAAAATACAAGGACGGTTGAAGCAGGCCGAAAGCGCCCTGCATACTCCCCAAGGCCGTGTCCAAGTTGACCATCATCGTCTCGGCGGTGAGGACCTCCTTGGGCAGCCTGAGAGAGACCTGCCCATCGGCCAGGGCGT
This portion of the Candidatus Aminicenantes bacterium genome encodes:
- the lptD gene encoding LPS assembly protein LptD; translated protein: MIIPTRLSARRIGVVPAFLILLCLCATRLPAQEKAASELKASGARIQADKIDQKGDIVSAWGRVRVFYGDLILLANHVDINTATKDALADGQVSLRLPKEVLTAETMMVNLDTALGSMQGAFGLLQPSLYFSSERMERESEVIYKMGRSRFTTCSQAVPRWSVSCAKATMRKDDYLEMWGVTFSVKKVPVFYLPYMKYPLAQERATGFLFPQIGFSGVKGFSLSQSFYWAIARNQDATFSLDYYGAKGMGGGLEYRYIFGSPDKAGAAGLFGGEARVYYFAFRTEEDGTKRDDAYLVRWNHNQTLPGGFILTAAVNYQTSFDFLREFDNDFKRAVIFNRSSQVYLSRTWGGLSLSARASQFETNFQGVNNAIVSRSLPQISLSLSRTKILGPLGFSMSAGYNNWEYGWQSQFDTGTQLKNKTITFFPSLSVPWASIPWLTANASISGNLQYFFLSKD